One genomic window of Xanthobacter dioxanivorans includes the following:
- a CDS encoding ABC transporter ATP-binding protein has protein sequence MNGPRVRVSGLTRRFGGLVAVNGVSFEIGAGEIVGLIGPNGAGKTTLFNLLVGLCRPSEGRVELEGADVAGLKPHRVARAGMTKTFQNVALFPELSVRDNVMMGGLLRVGLGEARRAADRVLERVGLTAIAHKPAGALSLPERARVEVARALCTRPKVLLLDEVMAALTPTEMEEIIDLVKGLRDEGTTFMVVEHHMKAVMSLCDRLLVLNFGRLIADGSPTQVTRNHDVIEAYLGSSFAASHRNADIATEA, from the coding sequence ATGAACGGGCCCAGGGTGCGGGTGAGCGGACTGACGCGCCGCTTCGGCGGCCTCGTCGCGGTCAACGGCGTCAGTTTCGAGATCGGTGCGGGCGAGATCGTCGGGCTGATCGGACCCAACGGAGCGGGCAAGACCACGCTATTCAACCTGCTGGTCGGCCTCTGCCGGCCGAGCGAGGGCCGGGTGGAGCTGGAAGGGGCCGATGTCGCCGGCCTCAAGCCCCATCGCGTGGCGAGGGCGGGCATGACCAAGACCTTCCAGAACGTCGCGCTATTTCCTGAGCTGTCGGTACGCGACAACGTGATGATGGGCGGCCTGCTGCGGGTCGGCCTCGGCGAAGCGCGCCGCGCCGCCGACCGGGTGCTGGAGCGGGTGGGCCTCACGGCCATCGCACACAAGCCTGCCGGTGCACTTTCCCTGCCCGAGCGCGCCCGGGTGGAGGTGGCGCGGGCCCTGTGCACCCGGCCGAAAGTGCTGCTGCTGGACGAGGTGATGGCGGCCCTCACCCCCACCGAGATGGAGGAGATTATCGACCTAGTGAAGGGGCTCAGGGACGAAGGCACCACCTTCATGGTGGTTGAGCATCACATGAAGGCGGTCATGAGCCTCTGCGACCGATTGCTGGTGCTGAATTTCGGCCGGTTGATCGCCGATGGCAGCCCGACGCAGGTGACGCGCAACCACGATGTGATCGAGGCCTATCTGGGATCGAGCTTCGCCGCCAGCCACCGCAACGCCGACATCGCGACGGAGGCCTGA